The following proteins are co-located in the Gloeocapsa sp. PCC 7428 genome:
- a CDS encoding alcohol dehydrogenase catalytic domain-containing protein encodes MRLTSCAIWGTDLHMIRGTFTGMKPGTILGHENIGSNGRNFKVGDRVVIPSTIACG; translated from the coding sequence GTGCGACTAACCTCATGTGCAATTTGGGGTACGGATCTGCACATGATTCGGGGAACATTTACAGGTATGAAACCTGGCACAATTTTGGGACATGAAAACATTGGCTCGAATGGGCGGAATTTCAAGGTAGGCGATCGCGTTGTCATTCCCTCAACAATTGCCTGCGGCTAA
- a CDS encoding alpha/beta hydrolase yields the protein MAVLQKLLPSKLIKSVSITLSLLLFPATELQTAALAADRIYATYGALESSVEIDNLVEFAKTGKIEGGLADYTRRLNPTQLARLRRLLTAKINLSPVAISQFLYSPIGETLLQRLGQIIQTEAGQPGFYAIRAAIILAAAQEPQGFTLLDVLRQFPTNGIRVDLMQSLETVEELQTLIERTNQAIALIQQESTAAAINQQSANFSQLPDLRQTGSFSWNKRTLQLYDRSRDRAFVADVYIPQVSGAASQGELYLAPVIVISHGLGSDRNTFKYLAQQLASYGFAVAVPSHPNSNAEQLRSLLNGLAKTVTPPSEFINRPLDVSYLLDVLAQLDRTDSSFALDLQQVGVIGHSFGGYTALALAGAALNFDQLQQDCKNVSNTFNLSLLLQCRTIELPSTQYDLQDKRIKAAIAINPITSSIFGRDGLSQIQIPVAIVSSSADKVAPALPEQILPFTWLSAKNKYLLLFTSGTHFSAADKSDPNTEPLPIPESVIGSDPALARRYLRAWSVAFFATYIAGSPQYFPYLSADYAQAISQPPLALSVVQSLSANQLAQLVE from the coding sequence ATGGCTGTATTGCAAAAACTTTTGCCCTCTAAGCTCATCAAATCTGTAAGTATTACCCTTTCTTTATTGTTATTTCCAGCCACGGAACTTCAAACCGCAGCATTAGCGGCCGATCGCATTTATGCAACATATGGAGCTTTGGAAAGTTCGGTAGAGATCGACAATTTAGTAGAGTTTGCTAAAACAGGCAAAATCGAGGGAGGATTAGCCGATTACACCCGCCGACTTAACCCTACACAGTTGGCGAGGCTGCGACGCTTATTAACTGCAAAAATCAATCTGAGTCCGGTGGCAATCTCCCAATTTCTTTACTCGCCAATTGGTGAAACTCTATTACAAAGGTTGGGACAAATTATTCAAACTGAAGCCGGACAACCTGGATTTTATGCAATTCGAGCGGCCATAATATTAGCGGCCGCACAAGAACCACAAGGCTTTACCTTACTCGATGTCTTGCGTCAGTTCCCCACCAACGGCATTCGAGTCGATCTGATGCAAAGTCTAGAGACAGTAGAGGAATTACAGACTCTCATCGAACGTACAAATCAAGCGATCGCGCTGATCCAACAAGAATCGACGGCTGCTGCTATCAATCAACAATCAGCCAATTTCTCTCAGTTACCAGACTTGCGCCAAACAGGAAGTTTTAGCTGGAATAAGCGCACGCTACAACTTTATGACCGCAGTCGCGATCGTGCTTTTGTTGCTGATGTTTATATTCCGCAAGTGTCAGGAGCCGCAAGCCAAGGAGAGTTATATTTAGCGCCTGTAATCGTTATCTCCCACGGTTTAGGCTCAGACCGCAATACTTTTAAATATTTAGCCCAGCAGTTAGCTAGTTATGGTTTTGCCGTTGCTGTTCCCTCGCATCCAAACAGCAATGCCGAACAATTGCGATCGCTATTAAATGGTCTTGCTAAGACTGTGACACCACCAAGCGAGTTTATTAATCGTCCTCTGGATGTCTCCTATTTGCTTGATGTTTTGGCACAACTTGACCGCACCGATTCATCTTTTGCTCTTGATTTGCAACAAGTCGGAGTTATTGGTCACTCCTTCGGCGGATACACGGCATTAGCTTTAGCAGGTGCTGCGCTAAATTTTGACCAACTGCAACAAGACTGCAAGAATGTAAGTAATACGTTTAATTTGTCGCTCTTACTTCAGTGTCGGACGATCGAACTACCAAGTACTCAATATGATTTGCAGGATAAAAGAATCAAAGCAGCGATCGCTATTAATCCAATTACGAGCAGTATTTTTGGTCGAGACGGGTTAAGCCAAATTCAAATTCCAGTGGCAATTGTAAGTAGTAGTGCCGATAAAGTTGCACCTGCTTTACCTGAACAAATTTTGCCTTTTACCTGGCTTAGTGCCAAGAACAAATATCTTCTTCTATTCACTAGTGGAACGCATTTTTCCGCCGCCGATAAATCCGATCCTAATACCGAACCTTTACCTATTCCCGAATCAGTTATCGGTTCAGACCCTGCGTTGGCTCGTCGTTATCTTAGAGCTTGGAGTGTGGCTTTTTTTGCAACTTATATAGCAGGTTCGCCGCAATACTTTCCCTACCTGAGCGCTGACTATGCTCAAGCCATTAGTCAACCACCTCTAGCTCTGAGTGTAGTGCAATCCTTATCGGCGAATCAATTAGCTCAACTGGTCGAGTAA
- a CDS encoding DJ-1/PfpI family protein has translation MQTDLRNAGVTWVDREVVVDRGLVTSRNPQDISRRQLLRE, from the coding sequence TTGCAAACTGACTTGAGAAACGCTGGTGTAACTTGGGTTGATCGGGAAGTTGTAGTCGATCGAGGACTAGTAACGAGTCGTAACCCTCAAGACATTAGCCGCAGGCAATTGTTGAGGGAATGA
- a CDS encoding response regulator: MAKKRILVIDDEDDILQLIQTCLEIMGGWQVLIAHSGREGLHLAQDRQPDAILLDVMMADEDGLTTLKKLQSSTITNTIPVILLTAKGRFIKQNFIELGVKGILNKPFNPLKLAEQVEAALS, encoded by the coding sequence ATGGCAAAGAAGAGAATCTTAGTTATTGATGATGAAGATGATATTTTACAATTGATCCAAACTTGCCTAGAAATTATGGGCGGATGGCAGGTTCTAATTGCTCATTCGGGTCGTGAAGGCTTACACTTAGCCCAAGATCGTCAACCCGATGCAATTCTCTTAGATGTCATGATGGCAGATGAGGATGGGCTAACTACGTTAAAAAAACTTCAATCTAGTACAATCACTAATACTATTCCTGTTATTTTACTAACAGCTAAAGGACGCTTTATTAAGCAAAATTTTATTGAATTAGGTGTCAAAGGTATACTTAACAAACCATTTAATCCCTTAAAGCTTGCTGAACAAGTAGAAGCAGCTTTAAGTTAA
- a CDS encoding response regulator — translation MKILVVEDDSSIAQTIAATLAQQQHCLVDIATDGQEGWELAVAFNYNLILLDVMLPKLDGVSLCRQLRQKGEQIPILMLTAKDTSTDKVIGLDAGADDYVVKPFDFPELFARVRALLRRGCSTLPPVLQWGDLRLDPSSCEVTYKEQVLHLTPKEYAVLALFLRDPRRTFSRSAIVDRLWNLEDPPQEDTIKSYIKSLRQKLKTAGAPSDFIETIYGLGYRLNPLLQDSQPEPAASDLNEMQKEILSAVSKFKEVFTAGMSDRLAVIKQAVEALCSDTLSLQLRSQAVIEAHKLAGALGSFGFAQASQLAQEIEFLLEAKNINNFTHCLRLCQLLEALEEETKQNPDKLIMSQLSIS, via the coding sequence ATGAAAATTCTTGTAGTTGAAGACGATAGTTCAATCGCTCAAACTATTGCAGCAACACTTGCACAACAGCAGCATTGTCTTGTTGATATTGCCACTGATGGTCAAGAGGGTTGGGAACTAGCAGTCGCATTCAACTACAATTTGATTTTGCTTGATGTAATGTTGCCCAAGCTAGACGGCGTGAGTTTATGTCGGCAACTCAGACAAAAAGGCGAGCAAATACCAATTCTCATGCTAACAGCAAAAGACACTAGCACTGATAAAGTCATAGGTTTGGATGCTGGTGCAGATGATTATGTTGTCAAACCGTTTGATTTTCCAGAATTGTTTGCTCGCGTCCGTGCTTTGTTACGTCGGGGATGTTCTACGCTACCTCCAGTGTTGCAATGGGGTGACTTGCGCCTCGATCCAAGTAGCTGTGAAGTGACGTACAAAGAGCAAGTTTTGCATTTAACTCCAAAAGAGTATGCGGTATTAGCGTTGTTTCTCCGCGACCCTCGGCGGACATTTAGTCGGAGTGCGATTGTCGATCGCTTGTGGAATTTAGAAGATCCGCCGCAAGAAGATACGATCAAGTCTTACATCAAAAGCTTGCGTCAAAAACTTAAGACCGCAGGTGCACCTAGTGATTTTATCGAAACCATTTACGGTCTAGGCTATCGCCTGAACCCACTATTACAAGATTCGCAACCTGAACCAGCAGCGTCAGATTTGAACGAGATGCAAAAAGAAATTTTGTCAGCAGTCAGTAAGTTCAAGGAAGTTTTTACCGCAGGAATGAGCGATCGCCTTGCAGTGATAAAGCAAGCAGTGGAAGCTTTATGTTCTGATACGCTGAGTCTTCAACTGCGATCGCAGGCTGTTATAGAAGCACATAAACTAGCAGGTGCTTTGGGTAGTTTTGGTTTTGCTCAAGCCTCACAACTGGCTCAGGAAATTGAGTTTTTGTTAGAAGCTAAAAATATTAATAATTTCACGCACTGTCTGCGGCTATGTCAACTTCTAGAAGCATTAGAAGAGGAAACAAAACAAAACCCAGATAAGTTAATTATGAGTCAACTATCTATCAGTTAA
- a CDS encoding HhoA/HhoB/HtrA family serine endopeptidase: protein MELKNLHKETIKQIFKQPVLYLGMLVIGSAGCESLENRNAQIQPSPTQQVANLQNNANFVAEVVQEVGPAVVRIDATRTVEVPAASSNPLIERFFGEELFPPEQRVQQGIGSGFIISPDGRILTNAHVVEDADEVSVVLRDGRRFAGKVVGADPITDVAVIDVEGTNLPVVKLANSDNIVVGQWAIAIGNPLGLNNTVTQGIISATGRSGSDIGVNDKRLDFLQTDTAINPGNSGGPLLNAQGEVVGVNTAIIGGAQGLGFAIPINTAQRIANQLISTGRVEHPYIGVRLIELTPEIQQEINQSNLGFKIEQEQGVLIVDVAPNSPAARAGLRPGDIITQINQVEIQNADQVQDLVEATNLGKTLQITVNRNGLPQELTLQPEQLPAASS, encoded by the coding sequence ATGGAGTTGAAAAACTTGCATAAGGAGACAATTAAGCAAATTTTTAAACAACCCGTTTTATATTTAGGAATGCTCGTAATTGGTAGTGCTGGATGCGAATCTCTAGAAAATAGAAATGCTCAAATCCAACCTTCACCTACTCAACAAGTAGCTAATTTGCAGAACAATGCCAACTTTGTGGCTGAGGTTGTTCAAGAAGTAGGACCAGCAGTTGTAAGAATTGATGCTACCCGCACAGTTGAAGTCCCTGCTGCTAGTAGTAACCCGCTAATTGAGCGATTTTTTGGTGAAGAACTGTTTCCGCCAGAACAGCGAGTTCAACAAGGTATCGGTTCGGGATTTATTATTAGCCCAGATGGTCGCATCCTCACTAACGCTCATGTGGTGGAAGATGCCGATGAAGTATCAGTTGTGCTAAGAGATGGGCGGCGTTTTGCTGGAAAAGTTGTCGGTGCAGATCCTATTACGGATGTAGCAGTTATTGATGTCGAGGGAACAAACTTACCTGTAGTTAAGCTAGCTAATTCTGACAATATTGTCGTCGGGCAATGGGCGATCGCAATTGGTAATCCTCTTGGTTTAAATAATACCGTGACTCAAGGAATTATTAGCGCTACAGGACGAAGTGGTTCAGATATCGGTGTCAACGACAAACGACTTGATTTTCTGCAAACCGATACAGCAATCAATCCTGGTAATTCTGGCGGACCTTTGCTCAATGCTCAAGGCGAAGTCGTAGGAGTGAACACTGCTATTATTGGTGGAGCGCAGGGATTAGGGTTTGCTATTCCGATTAACACTGCCCAAAGAATAGCAAATCAGTTAATTTCAACCGGTCGAGTTGAACACCCATACATTGGCGTGCGATTAATTGAACTGACACCAGAAATTCAGCAAGAAATTAATCAGAGTAATCTTGGTTTTAAAATTGAGCAAGAACAGGGAGTTTTAATCGTTGACGTTGCTCCCAACTCTCCAGCAGCCCGTGCTGGTTTACGTCCAGGTGACATTATCACTCAAATCAATCAAGTAGAAATTCAAAATGCCGACCAAGTACAAGACTTGGTAGAAGCAACCAACTTAGGTAAAACACTCCAAATTACAGTTAATCGTAATGGTTTACCTCAAGAACTAACTTTGCAACCAGAACAGTTACCAGCTGCTTCTTCGTAA
- a CDS encoding DJ-1/PfpI family protein, giving the protein MSINYFDYICSRMRSHCPVGMPLEWANPDEYDALLLPGGALNPDQLPTNSQAVQFVKSFFAAGKLVATICHGL; this is encoded by the coding sequence ATGAGCATCAATTACTTTGACTATATTTGTAGTAGGATGCGATCGCACTGTCCTGTAGGTATGCCACTAGAGTGGGCTAACCCTGATGAATACGATGCACTACTTTTACCTGGAGGTGCTTTAAATCCCGACCAACTACCTACTAATTCTCAAGCAGTACAGTTCGTCAAGTCCTTTTTTGCAGCAGGTAAGCTGGTGGCGACGATCTGCCACGGTCTGTAG
- a CDS encoding amidohydrolase family protein: MFDSHSCKYNIFDAHLHGVNFIQQTDGFNTLLREMDKARVEKCVVFGLPVVKQWSEWENEEPTYYLADESRCYYYSLTDAIIARAYMDLNTEDQNRIIPLICGFSPVDRYAIKHIEWMASLYPGIFKGIGEILCRHDDLSNLTYGQPARINHKALFPIFDFAAQYQLSVLVHQNATSIGRSNQLTYTDEVIEMLDRFPNTRLVWAHCGVSRRVKIEKLHEVIDRLLCKYNNLYVDYSWLVFDNYICPDGKPDPNWIEMTEKHSDRICIGSDIFGHFESLAEGLARYTPFLDCLSKETCDRVCMLNAEKLYASAPTI, translated from the coding sequence ATGTTTGACTCTCATAGCTGTAAATACAATATATTCGATGCCCACCTCCATGGTGTTAATTTTATTCAGCAGACTGATGGTTTTAATACTCTACTGCGAGAAATGGATAAAGCACGGGTAGAAAAATGCGTGGTTTTTGGTTTACCAGTGGTTAAACAATGGTCTGAATGGGAAAATGAGGAACCAACTTATTATCTTGCTGATGAGAGCCGTTGTTATTACTACTCGCTCACCGATGCAATTATTGCACGAGCATACATGGATTTGAATACCGAAGACCAAAACCGTATTATTCCTTTAATCTGTGGTTTTTCACCTGTCGATCGCTATGCAATTAAACATATTGAATGGATGGCAAGTTTGTATCCTGGCATTTTTAAAGGCATTGGTGAAATTTTGTGCAGGCACGATGATTTATCTAATCTAACCTACGGACAGCCAGCGCGAATTAATCATAAAGCTTTATTTCCTATTTTTGATTTTGCTGCTCAATATCAACTCTCTGTTTTAGTTCACCAAAATGCTACTTCAATCGGTCGTTCAAATCAGCTAACTTACACGGATGAAGTTATAGAGATGCTTGATCGCTTTCCTAATACAAGATTAGTATGGGCACATTGTGGTGTCTCAAGACGGGTAAAGATAGAAAAATTACATGAGGTCATCGATCGCTTATTGTGCAAATATAATAACCTCTATGTTGATTACTCTTGGTTAGTTTTTGATAATTATATTTGCCCCGATGGAAAGCCCGATCCAAATTGGATTGAAATGACAGAAAAACACAGCGATCGCATCTGTATAGGTTCAGATATCTTCGGTCACTTTGAAAGTTTAGCAGAAGGACTTGCACGGTATACGCCATTTCTCGATTGCCTCAGCAAAGAAACATGCGATCGCGTTTGTATGTTGAATGCTGAAAAGTTATATGCCTCGGCTCCTACTATTTAA
- a CDS encoding ATP-binding protein, which translates to MLRTMRLHYMGYSVAVVAVAIAFVLTKLVWQLTQPHVYPLFLAAVMVSSWYGGMKSGLFAAALSAVLCEYFFVPPLYTLLPTRQGISGVIQFVLVAGLITTLNTRLRSTQKLAQRNYEHLRQSQESLRHSEERYRILVEGVTDYAIFMLDSNGIFATWNVGSERILGYQEAEIIGQPFERIFTPEAIQQGLPEQVLQRAIATGFSRENRWHIRKDGTHFWTHCIVTALRDDNGNLRGFAKIMQDITQRKLAEEEREQLLLREQAARAEAEAANRAKDDFLAVVSHELRTPMTAIIGWAGMLRSGMLDESRAALAMETIERHANLQMQLIEDLLDISRIVRGDLALNFDKVDLVKVIAAAIEVVQPAANEKAIDLTFVQKSEETSGLPFIDSASPVSIWGDSERLQQVVWNLLSNAIKFTPQGGKVTVRLLMVSGDSSPQNTDSSQLTVNIQPTQLPTTNYPSAITRFFQIQVSDTGIGIDRGFLPYVFDRFRQADSTSARANKGLGLGLAIARHLVELHGGTIEVDSPGIGQGATFAINLPYYNTFPPENFTVTNPERSQSYVVGENTKTFNNPPRLDGLRVLIVDDEPDARQWISIVLHESGAEVIAVASVAEALTALAQQRPDVLVSDIGMPGEDGYALMRKIRELEPEMGGTIPAVALTGYAREEDYTKALAAGFQLHVAKPIRAAELIAVVSSLARMAGKS; encoded by the coding sequence ATGCTGAGAACGATGCGCCTCCACTATATGGGCTACAGCGTTGCCGTTGTTGCCGTAGCGATCGCTTTTGTGTTAACAAAACTCGTGTGGCAACTAACTCAGCCTCATGTTTACCCCTTGTTTCTCGCTGCGGTGATGGTGAGTTCCTGGTATGGAGGCATGAAGTCAGGTTTATTTGCTGCTGCTTTGTCTGCTGTGCTGTGCGAATATTTTTTTGTCCCTCCACTTTATACGCTGCTACCTACCCGACAGGGAATCAGCGGGGTAATCCAATTTGTACTCGTAGCAGGACTCATTACCACTCTTAACACAAGACTGCGCTCGACTCAAAAACTAGCTCAACGTAATTATGAGCATCTACGTCAAAGCCAAGAAAGCTTGCGCCACAGCGAAGAACGCTATCGCATTTTAGTAGAAGGAGTGACGGACTATGCGATCTTTATGCTCGACTCAAACGGCATTTTTGCGACTTGGAACGTCGGTTCAGAAAGGATATTAGGCTATCAGGAAGCAGAAATTATTGGGCAGCCTTTTGAACGGATTTTTACGCCAGAGGCAATACAGCAAGGCTTACCAGAACAAGTTTTGCAAAGAGCGATCGCCACAGGTTTTTCGCGAGAAAATCGCTGGCACATTCGTAAGGATGGTACGCACTTTTGGACTCATTGTATTGTGACCGCGTTACGCGATGACAATGGAAATCTGCGGGGCTTTGCCAAAATTATGCAAGATATTACTCAGCGCAAACTCGCCGAGGAAGAACGCGAACAGTTATTGCTGCGCGAACAAGCCGCCCGTGCGGAGGCAGAAGCCGCCAACCGTGCTAAGGACGATTTTTTAGCAGTAGTCTCGCACGAACTGCGTACCCCAATGACAGCAATTATTGGTTGGGCGGGGATGTTGCGATCAGGGATGCTCGATGAAAGTCGAGCGGCTTTAGCAATGGAGACAATTGAACGCCACGCTAACTTGCAAATGCAACTAATTGAAGATCTACTTGATATTTCCCGCATTGTCAGAGGAGATCTTGCACTCAATTTCGATAAAGTCGATTTAGTGAAAGTCATCGCCGCAGCCATCGAAGTTGTGCAACCAGCAGCTAATGAGAAAGCAATTGATTTAACGTTTGTGCAAAAGTCAGAAGAAACCAGCGGCTTACCTTTTATTGATTCGGCTTCTCCTGTATCAATATGGGGTGACTCAGAACGCTTGCAACAAGTCGTGTGGAACTTACTTTCTAATGCGATTAAGTTCACACCCCAAGGAGGAAAGGTAACAGTCAGATTGTTAATGGTTAGTGGCGATAGTTCACCACAGAACACTGACTCCTCACAATTAACTGTCAACATTCAACCAACCCAACTACCAACTACCAATTACCCATCGGCAATTACCAGATTTTTTCAAATCCAAGTCAGCGACACAGGTATAGGTATTGATCGCGGCTTTCTCCCCTATGTTTTTGATCGCTTTCGTCAGGCAGATAGCACGAGCGCCAGAGCAAATAAAGGGTTGGGTTTAGGTTTAGCGATCGCGCGTCACCTCGTTGAATTGCATGGTGGTACCATTGAAGTAGATAGCCCAGGCATCGGACAAGGTGCAACGTTCGCGATTAACTTACCTTATTACAATACTTTCCCACCAGAAAATTTTACCGTCACCAATCCAGAGCGATCGCAGTCTTATGTAGTTGGGGAGAATACTAAAACATTTAATAATCCACCAAGGCTTGACGGTTTGCGCGTACTAATTGTAGATGATGAACCTGATGCGCGGCAGTGGATTAGTATCGTACTTCATGAATCGGGTGCAGAAGTGATTGCTGTTGCTTCCGTCGCGGAGGCACTTACAGCACTCGCGCAACAAAGACCAGATGTGTTAGTTAGTGATATTGGGATGCCAGGAGAAGACGGCTACGCGCTCATGCGTAAAATTAGAGAATTGGAACCAGAAATGGGTGGAACAATTCCTGCTGTAGCTTTGACAGGATACGCTAGAGAAGAAGATTATACAAAGGCTTTAGCAGCAGGCTTTCAACTCCACGTTGCTAAACCAATTAGGGCGGCTGAGTTAATTGCCGTCGTTTCTAGCCTGGCGAGGATGGCTGGAAAGTCCTAA